The Esox lucius isolate fEsoLuc1 chromosome 5, fEsoLuc1.pri, whole genome shotgun sequence genome includes a region encoding these proteins:
- the bahcc1b gene encoding BAH and coiled-coil domain-containing protein 1 isoform X3, producing MRAWFPRYSGGLTSPFLPMSPLDHHSNSSVLYGQHRFYDTQKDHFYLRSLPSQPPLLSTNHSLPPLSRTAPGHPLGSCSRETDSGGGGPQKSSKELGMVEKSVSKEKERSSSKERHHHHNQQQPNALSHPHSLPTHIGEEDHRHKTPNLPTEYRDDPVSHGNDPVNHGNDSVNQGSKHMTNCALLSKLSNGDSGSSSKGGSLNSCGGASRPQGGGTGGVRRCSKEGGVSGEMRISENLPPSSSDCLRRAAMMGPHTMPSYSMPPPPPPPTLHMGPSVGGGWLHHPHHAQPEFYCPPPAAPPKEGVSGRQAKLSGPTYVPSVGPLVDLGASDCRGAGGGGGGKGPEKNGGRGGGSNESLPPPLHPHHHHHPPHSSSCQRKVSFQTQQPQPHQQQLGYGKADKPPDWNQNHSYSQHQQSQKNQANPDPQPHHPNPMSGPLSCSVEASSSSGDLEVLEVYRPSLPLEAQSAHPSAGTHATKTGPYASTPPFRNCSHSGPSEGKGGSGGSGGAQREGQKVARIRHQQHSSNGSGSGSDGSGPERGAEGRRQSHSQNGESGGIMGFRGQTPPALNPWGVPRGPQEDQRRTSPHTESCPDNRTPKHHDQQQSMTAPHPSHPHTHPSSRTSPHPEEESSAMKNLMNYSSQQPLLLSQRSPFGGLGCLKQGYERGEKGGKSNAAQDSPKPPLPPRRGSTSEAERTDGGGRTGREAGETQGEGEVRQPPVGIAVAVARQREPPQRPSDTPPGHSRQGRVLPSVKGLSRSVYPLGREAEERKRMTEEQLSLHHLDRDRELLIRESKERVEFARIHPSSSCHRDLTSHLLVPGGASQLGGDPSAHAHHHWMQRTGSPSLWMGHSYALSHAALHQSMGPGFGPGLPSPLQPVLPLSQDASGSLVVLPSEPGAHHHLDVMEQSALWPSVYGARGPSPHMQHHPVYSRSPFLRQQELYALQHQHHQQQQQQQHRAMEHMHRQHTLSQRKADDTTITIDDPPLHETSRTSRAAKPFSHTPPSKNTPPLQGVCPSSRQSPCCHSPSRRPHPQQPLNPAPSPAAAAPRSPALSPAPSHLSKGAERGERGEGQPPQDYPQSLEPDLPPGYTYPELTMGYKAGPSPEEARLTEHVDLRVEQAEPSPKPRPHTVRTGEDEEMKSEKMESRCKVLESSSVVEREGVKVGGHSLSEPSLLDPRGKTTETVPCPAQASAPSPITVSEEARKGDVSVASLDQPACLMNTQPVEEKEEEEREEEDISVELKKSLLPDGTVSLPFELTGHREGEEREAVEEKQEVAEKEDEEEEGRRSPGKASVELPTSPRSSPTPASTLTLRDDPCIWSLELLIAAALCATWDARYPPVPLSNTPLPSLCPPPHRGMEILGELAELEIQQRNRDKDKEIGGEDVLTFDLRSLATLAAARSLELGGGGTDSLEVQNCPIRRTLNLRRKFSWTPRHEPVCPVKGAMETMDGAELAMRVQLAEIQRRYKEKQKELAKLQRKHDHQKTETPHSPARRGPGRPRKRKSMPVSTDPDGPKRLRMVEGEAEGGGEKRRKRMTNHGFLKRRRGRPSLSSRLARRATQLKQKAVAQRAAPSVARHSRRGAPIPGVLENCRESDTAADPSSIQQDWAPNQGVRRRRRVQPKVKLGRPSTRALRRGCGASVNQEVTEGKSDSDTSGQEEGRESYDSEGGANEVSETTPSSKGMAAVIGQAARLQSGQKARSKKDRQVDDVSMLSVELRRKGAPCRSGPATVDERRPEIQEPQGAKREPVPSWRASLVANNRQENRGIQGPLAEAESKSLGPQSILGKRRGCWLETETQREVNTKGRRNRNKQGQKGRAVSRLLESFAADEGFRLDEESSFSEGEEEDMRHVLHAHTTPALLNCVLSQEMLVDGLKVLISKEDELLYAARLHTLDLPDIFSVVIEGERGNRPRIYSLEQLLQEAVLDVRPQTEAVLTPGTRVCAYWSERSRCLYPGYVQRGGPGEEEKEASVMVEFDDGDRGRISLPNIRLLPPGYQIHCAEPSPALLSPGRRGSRSSMQDSRDKPTERPTNGEAGGRSQERRPVGRPKKVKPGTNSSSTMASDRVTGGNPSSLSWPAKRLPADFFLFNGTSRKTHRVGRQGDPGAFHRPTTHPHAHPVPLKGIFSSPFEVDSFSSIANGYTGAFGNHRPVTTVMPLGLRESVTMTTTPSNRKSSDRDRKHFLVKLDHEGVTSPKTKNGKALLRLAGGRGHKGLSAGPDGAPLRYIHPALVVKGRKKGGERGGEGAGSRSELPLKGASAVRKGLPSSGLGGLGGEFGAMDYPSDCPSSYSELDEDDDEDDGDEDVDRRRAAAAGAGRFLSRLSVCSSSSSSSSSSGSLSSSSLCSSDNDSSYSSDEEESSSMLLRRALLQQQKQKHRQSVTSNPLTPDPSTNPNPSPVSSASAPPLNYVSKAAMSQTGGSRVRGGDRGDDRKEYISKGRSSSNGSGAKIQTKTRDGPCSNTHTPTPNTHTPTPNTHAPTPNTHTPNTNAQTPPSQPKPTKDRPAAKRQRMSSPDPHANMASLLPGRQLWRWSGNPTQRRGLKGKARKLFYKAIVRGGETVRVGDCAVFLSPGRPQLPYVGRVESLWESWSSSMVVRVKWFYHPEETRLGKRHRDGKHALYQSSHEDENDVQTISHRCQVVSRADYEHLIRRQKPGGGAQDLFYLAGTYDPTTGQLVSAEGVAIVP from the exons ATGCGTGCAT ggttCCCCCGGTATTCAGGAGGTCTGacctctccctttcttcccATGAGCCCTTTGGATCACCATAGCAACAGCAGCGTTCTCTATGGACAGCACCGCTTCTACGACACTCAAAAAG ATCATTTCTACTTGCGAAGTCTGCCATCCCAGCCCCCTCTTCTCTCAACCAATCACAGCCTTCCGCCACTGTCCAGGACGGCTCCTGGACATCCTCTGGGGTCCTGTAGCAGAGAAACAGACTCTGGGGGAGGAGGACCCCAAAAGAGCTCTAAGGAACTAGGAATGGTGGAAAAGAGTGTGtcgaaagagaaagaaagatctAGCAGCAAAGAGAGACATCACCACCACAACCAGCAGCAGCCTAATGCGCTGTCTCACCCACACTCCCTCCCCACTCACATCGGGGAGGAAGaccacagacacaaaacccCCAACCTGCCAACAGAATACAGGGACGACCCCGTAAGCCATGGCAATGACCCCGTAAACCATGGCAATGACTCCGTAAACCAGGGCTCAAAACATATGACTAACTGTGCTCTACTTAGTAAACTATCTAACGGGGACTCTGGGTCCTCGTCCAAGGGCGGGTCCCTGAACAGCTGTGGAGGGGCCAGCAGACCCCAAGGGGGTGGCACTGGGGGGGTGAGGCGGTGCTCCAAGGAGGGGGGTGTCAGCGGGGAGATGAGGATAAGCGAAAACCTCCCCCCCTCCTCGTCGGACTGTCTGCGCCGAGCAGCCATGATGGGCCCCCACACCATGCCTTCCTACTCcatgcccccacccccccctcctccaACCCTACACATGGGCCCTTCTGTGGGTGGGGGCTGGCTGCACCACCCCCACCACGCCCAGCCTGAGTTCTACTGCCCTCCTCCCGCCGCCCCCCCTAAAGAAGGAGTGTCGGGGAGGCAGGCCAAACTGTCTGGCCCAACGTACGTCCCCTCGGTCGGGCCTTTGGTGGACTTGGGGGCCTCTGACTGCCGTggggctggaggaggaggaggtggaaaaGGGCCAGAGAAGAacggagggagaggaggggggtcTAATGAaagtcttcctcctcctcttcatcctcatcaccaccatcaccctCCTCATTCTAGTAGCTGCCAGAGGAAGGTGTCATTTCAGACACAGCAGCCCCAGCCGCATCAGCAGCAGCTGGGCTACGGCAAGGCAGACAAGCCCCCGGACTGGAACCAGAACCACAGCTATAGCCAACACCAACAGAGCCAGAAGAACCAGGCCAACCCTGACCCACAGCCCCACCATCCTAACCCCATGTCCGGGCCTCTCTCCTGCAGCGTGGAGGCCTCTTCCTCCAGTGGAGACCTGGAGGTCCTGGAGGTATACCGGCCCTCTCTGCCTCTGGAAGCCCAGAGCGCTCACCCCAGTGCTGGCACCCACGCCACCAAGACCGGGCCCTATGCCAGTACCCCGCCTTTCCGGAACTGTTCCCACTCGGGTCCCTCCGAGGGAAAGGGGGGATCGGGGGGGAGTGGAGGTGCccaaagagagggacagaaagttGCTAGAATACGGCACCAGCAGCACAGTAGTAATGGAAGCGGGTCAGGTTCTGACGGATCAGGGCCTGAGAGGGGGGCAGAGGGAAGGAGGCAGAGTCACAGTCAGAATGGTGAGAGTGGTGGCATAATGGGGTTCAGGGGTCAAACGCCCCCTGCCCTGAACCCCTGGGGTGTACCTAGGGGTCCCCAAGAAGACCAGAGGAGGACGTCACCTCACACAGAGTCCTGCCCCGACAACAGGACTCCAAAGCATCATGATCAACAGCAGTCTATGACAGCGCCTCACCCATCTCACCCTCACACTCACCCCTCGTCCCGCACTTCACCGCACCCCGAGGAGGAGAGCAGCGCTATGAAAAACCTGATGAATTACAGTTCCCAGCAGCCTTTGCTGCTCTCACAGAGGAGTCCCTTTGGGGGCCTTGGCTGCCTGAAACAGGGGTacgagaggggagagaagggaggtaAATCAAACGCCGCTCAGGACTCCCCCAAACCGCCCCTACCCCCCAGGAGAGGATCCACCAGTGAGGCAGAGAGGAcagatggaggggggaggacggggagggaggcaggggagaCACAAGGGGAAGGGGAAGTGCGACAGCCCCCCGTGGGTATAGCTGTGGCCGTTGCCCGGCAGAGAGAGCCCCCGCAACGCCCGTCTGATACCCCCCCAGGACACAGTCGACAGGGCAGGGTGCTGCCCAGTGTCAAAG GTCTGTCACGCTCAGTGTACCCGCTGGGCCGGGAGGctgaagagaggaagaggatgactGAGGAGCAACTAAGCCTTCATCACCtcgacagagacagagaactcCTAATCAGGGAAAGCAAGGAGAGAGTAGAGTTTGCCCGGATCCACCCATCCAGTAGTTGCCATAGGGACCTGACTTCTCACCTTCTGGTGCCAGGTGGGGCCAGCCAATTAGGTGGAGACCCTTCTGCCCATGCCCACCACCATTGGATGCAACGGACGGGAAGTCCCTCTCTCTGGATGGGTCATTCATATG CTCTAAGCCACGCAGCGCTGCACCAGAGTATGGGCCCAGGGTTTGGCCCCGGCCTGCCCAGCCCCCTACAGCCTGTCCTGCCTTTATCCCAGGATGCCTCTGGCTCCCTGGTGGTTCTGCCTTCCGAACCTGGAGCACACCACCACCTTG ATGTGATGGAGCAGTCGGCCCTGTGGCCCTCGGTCTACGGTGCCCGAGGCCCCTCCCCTCACATGCAGCATCATCCAGTGTACTCCCGTTCACCGTTTCTACGGCAACAGGAGCTGTACGCCCTGCAGCATCAGCAtcatcagcagcagcagcaacaacaacacagagctaTGGAACACATGCACCGACAACACACATTGTCACAG AGAAAGGCAGACGACACCACTATCACCATTGACGACCCTCCACTCCATGAGACCTCGAGAACCTCCCGTGCTGCCAAGCCCTTCTCCCACACCCCTCCCTCAAAGAACACACCTCCCTTGCAAGGGGTGTGTCCTAGCAGCCGCCAATCACCCTGCTGCCACTCCCCTTCCAGGAGACCACACCCCCAACAGCCATTAAACCCCGCTCCCAGCCCTGCTGCAGCAGCCCCGAGATCCCCAGCTCTAAGCCCCGCCCCCTCACACCTCTCCAAAGgagcagaaagaggagaaagaggagaggggcagCCGCCTCAGGATTACCCACAATCCTTAGAACCAG ATCTTCCACCGGGTTACACCTATCCAGAACTCACCATGGGCTACAAGGCGGGTCCTTCGCCAGAGGAGGCCCGATTGACTGAGCATGTTGATCTGAGGGTGGAGCAAGCCGAACCCAGCCCTAAGCCCCGCCCACACACAGTCAGGACTGGGGAAGACGAGGAGATGAAATCGGAGAAGATGGAGAGCAGGTGTAAAGTTCTGGAATCTAGTAGTGTTGTAGAAAGGGAAGGAGTAAAGGTGGGGGGACACTCATTATCTGAGCCCTCACTACTAGACCCTAGAGGGAAGACCACTGAAACGGTGCCTTGTCCTGCCCAAGCATCAGCTCCATCTCCAATCACAGTCTCTGAGGAAGCTCGAAAAGGAGACGTATCTGTGGCCAGCTTGGACCAGCCAGCTTGCTTGATGAATACACAACCagtggaggagaaagaggaggaggaacggGAAGAGGAGGACATCTCCGTGGAGCTGAAAAAGAGCCTCCTACCAGATGGTACTGTCTCCTTGCCTTTTGAGCTGACCGGACatagggagggggaggagagagaggcggtggaggagaaacaggaggtagcggagaaggaggatgaggaagaagaaggtAGGAGGAGTCCAGGCAAAGCGTCTGTGGAGTTACCAACCAGCCCCCGGTCCTCTCCaaccccagcctccaccctcACCCTCAGGGATGACCCCTGCATCTGGAGTCTGGAGCTTCTTATTGCAGCAGCGTTGTGTGCCACCTGGGATGCCCGCTACCCCCCTGTGCCCCTCTCCAACACACCCCTGCCCTCGCTGTGCCCACCTCCGCATCGAGGCATGGAGATACTGGGGGAGCTGGCCGAACTGGAGATCCAGCAGAGAAACAGGGACAAGGACAAAGAGATAGGAG GAGAGGATGTTTTGACCTTTGACTTGCGTAGCCTGGCGACCCTTGCTGCGGCCCGCAGTCTGGAGCTAGGGGGCGGAGGTACAGACAGCTTGGAGGTGCAGAACTGTCCCATAAGGAGAACCCTCAACCTGCGACGAAAATTCAGCTGGACACCTCGCCACGAGCCG GTGTGTCCGGTAAAGGGTGCCATGGAGACGATGGATGGAGCGGAGCTCGCGATGCGCGTTCAGCTAGCGGAGATCCAGAGACGTtacaaagagaaacagaaagaattAGCCAAGCTGCAGCGAAAACACGACCACCAGAAAACAGAGACCCCTCACAGCCCAGCTCGCCGGGGGCCTGGACGACCCCGAAAACGCAAATCTATGCCCGTGTCCACTGACCCAGATGGCCCCAAGAGACTCAG GATGGTGGagggggaagcagagggaggcGGAGAGAAgcggaggaagaggatgacCAATCATGGCTTCctgaagagaaggagaggtcgTCCCAGCCTGAGTTCCAGACTGGCTCGGAGGGCGACCCAGCTGAAGCAAAAGGCAGTGGCCCAGAGAGCTGCTCCGTCAGTGGCCAGGCACAGCCGCAGAGGGGCCCCTATACCTGGAGTCCTGGAAAACTGCAGAGAAAGTGACACAg CAGCTGATCCATCCAGTATCCAGCAGGACTGGGCACCCAATCagggggtgaggaggagaaggagagttCAGCCAAAGGTCAAACTGGGCAGACCTTCAACCAGAGCTCTTCGTAGAGGGTGTGGGGCCTCAGTGAACCAGGAAGTGACAGAGGGGAAGAGCGACAGCGACACCTCAGGCCAGG AGGAAGGGCGGGAAAGCTACGACAGTGAGGGAGGAGCCAATGAGGTCAGTGAAACAACACCATCCTCCAAAGGCATGGCTGCTGTGATTGGCCAGGCCGCTAGGCTTCAGTCCGGTCAGAAAGCAAGGAGCAAGAAGGACAGGCAAGTTGATGATGTGAGCATGCTCAGTGTGGAGCTGAGGAGGAAAGGAGCCCCCTGCAGGTCAGGCCCTGCTACTGTAGATGAGAGACGCCCAGAGATCCAGGAGCCACAGGGGGCTAAGCGAGAACCTGTACCCAGCTGGAGGGCCTCGTTAGTGGCAAACAACCGCCAGGAAAACAGGGGGATCCAGGGACCTCTGGCCGAAGCTGAAAGCAAGAGCTTAGGACCACAAAGCATTCTGGGAAAG AGGAGAGGCTGCTGGCTGGAGACTGAAACCCAGAGAGAGGTCAACACCAAGGGCAggaggaacagaaacaaacag GGGCAGAAGGGCCGTGCTGTTAGCCGGCTGCTGGAGAGCTTCGCAGCTGACGAAGGATTTCGTCTGGATGAGGAGAGCAGCTTCtcggagggggaggaggaagacATGCGACATGtactacacgcacacacaactcCAG CGCTGCTCAACTGCGTGCTGAGCCAGGAGATGCTGGTGGACGGCCTGAAGGTTCTGATATCTAAGGAAGATGAACTGCTGTATGCTGCCCGGCTACACACTCTGGACCTGCCTGACAT ATTCAGCGTAGTGAttgaaggggagagaggaaacCGCCCAAGGATATACTCTCTGGAACAGCTACTGCAGGAGGCAGTGCTGGACGTGCGGCCACAGACCGAGGCCGTCTTAACTCCGGGGACGCGCGTGTGTGCCTACTGGAGCGAGCGCTCTCGCTGCCTATACCCTGGATATGTCCAGAGGGGGGGTCCGGgcgaggaggagaaggaggccaGTGTGATGGTGGAGTTTGAtgatggagacagagggaggatcTCTCTTCCCAACATACGTCTGCTGCCACCGGGATACCAGATACACT GTGCGGAACCATCTCCAGCCTTGCTATCACCTGGCCGCCGTGGTAGCAGAAGCTCCATGCAGGACAGTAGAGACAAACCGACAGAGAGACCAACCAATGGGGAGGCAGGAGGGAGGAGCCAGGAAAGGAGACCAG TTGGACGACCGAAGAAGGTCAAGCCAGGAACCAATAGTTCCTCCACAATGGCGTCAGACAGAGTAACCGGAGGTAACCCTTCCTCTTTGAGCTGGCCAGCCAAGAGACTTCCAGCGGACTTCTTCCTGTTCAATGGGACATCCCGTAAAACCCACAGGGTGGGTCGCCAGGGAGACCCGGGAGCATTCCACCGCCCTACCACCCACCCCCATGCCCATCCTGTGCCCCTCAAGGGCATCTTCAGTTCCCCCTTTGAGGTTGACTCTTTCAGTAGCATCGCCAATGGTTATACAGGCGCCTTTGGAAACCACAGGCCTGTTACCACGGTTATGCCCCTGGGTCTCAGGGAATCGGTCACCATGACAACGACACCCTCGAACAGGAAGTCAAGCGACAGGGACAGGAAGCACTTTCTAGTGAAGCTGGACCATGAGGGGGTTACCTCGCCCAAAACTAAGAACGGGAAAGCTCTACTGCGTCTGGCTGGTGGAAGGGGACACAAGGGCCTCTCGGCAGGGCCTGATGGTGCACCCCTGAGGTACATCCACCCGGCCCTGGTGGTGAAGGGCAGAaagaaaggaggagaaagaggaggagagggggcaGGGTCCAGATCTGAGCTGCCCCTGAAAGGGGCTTCTGCCGTTAGAAAGGGGCTCCCCTCATCTGGTTTAGGGGGACTTGGGGGAGAGTTTGGAGCTATGGACTACCCCAGTGACTGCCCCAGCTCCTATTCGGAActggatgaggatgatgatgaggatgatggaGATGAAGACGTAGATCGAAGGAGAGCAGCAGCGGCAGGCGCAGGACGTTTCCTTTCCCGTCTTTCTGTCtgctcctcgtcctcctcttcttcctcttcctccggctccctctcttcttcctccctctgttctTCTGACAACGACTCATCCTACTCATCAGACGAAGAGGAGTCTTCATCAATGCTCCTTCGCCGAGCCCTGCTCCAGCagcagaaacagaaacacagacaaagCGTGACCTCAAACCCCTTAACCCCTGACCCGTCgactaaccccaaccctagTCCCGTCTCCTCTGCTTCCGCTCCCCCACTTAACTATGTTTCTAAAGCAGCCATGTCTCAAACTGGCGGGTCAAGGGTCAGAGGAGGTGACAGAGGAGATGACCGGAAGGAGTACATATCTAAAGGCAGATCCAGTAGTAACGGCAGTGGAGCCAAAATCCAAACCAAGACCAGAGATGGACCATGCTCCAATACGCACACTccaacccccaacacacacactccaacccccaacacacacgctccaacccccaacacacacactccgaaTACCAACGCACAGACACCGCCCTCCCAGCCCAAACCTACCAAGGACCGCCCTGCAGCCAAGAGGCAGAGGATGTCTTCTCCAGACCCCCATGCCAACATGGCCTCCCTCCTGCCGGGTCGCCAGCTGTGGAGGTGGTCTGGAAATCCTACTCAG AGGCGTGGTCTGAAGGGGAAGGCGCGTAAGCTGTTCTACAAGGCAATTGTGCGCGGTGGAGAGACGGTGCGTGTCGGGGACTGTGCGGTGTTCCTGTCACCCGGAAGGCCCCAGCTTCCCTACGTGGGCCGTGTGGAGAGCCTCTGGGAATCATGGTCTTCCAGCATGGTGGTCAGGGTCAAGTGGTTCTACCATCCTGAGGAGACGCGTCTGGGAAAGAGGCATCGCGATGGAAAG CATGCGCTGTACCAGTCGAGCCACGAGGATGAGAACGATGTCCAGACCATCTCCCATCGCTGTCAGGTGGTCAGCCGTGCTGATTACGAGCACCTGATTCGTCGACAGAAGCCGGGGGGTGGAGCTCAGGACCTGTTCTACTTGGCTGGCACCTATGATCCAACAACAGGCCAGCTAGTCAGCGCTGAGGGAGTTGCCATCGTCCCATAG